The Erythrobacter aurantius genome includes a window with the following:
- a CDS encoding DUF1643 domain-containing protein, whose protein sequence is MSKTEDSLALFSECKSYRYLLSRNIGIGPTVSILMANPSIADDENDDPTIRRCMSLAKNQGWGKILIINKFAYISSDISVLSAVRDPVGEYNDQYITEALEASDKCVFAWGTLAKFKTATLKERWKDIHKIARNLNIAPLCWGANKDGHPKHPLFISGQSPVVPWLPPVNG, encoded by the coding sequence ATGTCAAAAACTGAGGATTCTCTGGCATTATTTTCCGAATGCAAGTCTTATAGATACCTTCTTTCTCGTAATATAGGCATAGGACCCACAGTATCTATATTGATGGCGAATCCCTCAATTGCTGATGACGAGAACGATGACCCAACTATACGTCGGTGCATGTCGCTGGCAAAAAATCAGGGCTGGGGGAAGATTTTGATTATAAATAAATTTGCCTATATTAGTTCAGATATATCTGTACTTTCTGCAGTGCGCGATCCAGTTGGCGAATATAACGATCAATATATTACTGAAGCTCTCGAAGCTTCTGATAAGTGCGTCTTTGCATGGGGGACGCTTGCAAAATTCAAGACAGCGACCTTGAAGGAACGCTGGAAAGATATCCATAAGATCGCTAGAAACTTGAATATTGCTCCACTTTGTTGGGGTGCCAATAAAGATGGCCACCCTAAGCATCCCCTCTTCATTTCGGGTCAGAGCCCTGTGGTTCCTTGGTTGCCGCCGGTGAATGGGTAA
- a CDS encoding IS3 family transposase (programmed frameshift): MKRSRFNEEQIIAILKEQEAGMATTEVCRRHGISSATFYKWKSKFGGLEVSEARRLRSLEEENSRLKKLLAEAMLDNAVLKDLAFKKMVTPGAKREAVAYAREHHGVSERRACALVGVSRRVIRYEPTRPDDGALRQRLRELAAERRRFGYRRLGYLLAREGIRPNHKKLLRIYREEGLRVRRRGGRKRALGTRRPMVLPDGPNQRWSLDFVSDSLICGRRFRILCVVDDYTRECLALVADTSLSGARVARELTSLIGIRGKPHTVVSDNGTELTSSAILRWSQERRVEWHYIAPGKPMQNGFVESFNGRLRDECLNETLFTSLAHARFVLAAWRHDYNTVRPHSKLGGKTPAEIAGQRVWGHAPRHVAIPSNNHHEGARLYL; the protein is encoded by the exons ATGAAGCGAAGCAGGTTCAACGAAGAGCAGATCATTGCGATCTTGAAGGAGCAGGAAGCGGGCATGGCGACGACTGAGGTCTGCCGCCGCCACGGGATCAGCTCGGCGACGTTCTACAAGTGGAAGTCTAAGTTCGGCGGGCTCGAGGTGTCCGAGGCCCGGCGGCTGCGATCGCTCGAGGAGGAGAACTCGCGGCTGAAGAAGCTGCTGGCCGAGGCGATGTTGGACAACGCGGTGCTGAAGGATCTGGCAT TCAAAAAAATGGTAACGCCCGGCGCCAAGCGGGAAGCCGTCGCCTATGCCCGGGAGCATCACGGGGTGAGCGAGCGTCGGGCGTGTGCACTGGTTGGTGTGAGCCGCAGGGTAATCCGTTACGAGCCTACAAGGCCAGATGACGGGGCGCTGCGGCAACGGCTGCGCGAGCTGGCGGCGGAACGCCGCCGGTTCGGCTATCGCCGCCTGGGCTACCTTCTGGCGCGGGAAGGCATCAGGCCCAACCACAAGAAGCTGCTGCGCATCTACCGGGAGGAGGGGCTGCGCGTGCGTCGCCGTGGCGGCCGGAAAAGGGCCTTGGGCACGCGCAGGCCGATGGTGCTGCCGGACGGCCCGAACCAGCGTTGGTCGCTCGACTTCGTCTCCGACAGCCTGATCTGCGGTCGGCGCTTCCGTATCCTGTGCGTGGTCGATGACTACACGCGCGAGTGCCTGGCGCTGGTGGCCGATACGTCGCTGTCGGGTGCTCGGGTAGCGCGGGAACTGACCAGCCTTATCGGCATCCGGGGAAAGCCGCATACGGTGGTCAGCGACAATGGCACCGAACTGACCTCGTCGGCCATCCTGCGCTGGTCGCAGGAGCGCAGGGTCGAGTGGCACTACATCGCACCGGGAAAGCCAATGCAGAACGGCTTCGTGGAGAGCTTCAATGGCCGCCTGCGCGACGAATGCCTCAACGAGACGCTGTTCACCTCGCTGGCCCATGCCCGGTTCGTGCTGGCCGCCTGGCGACACGATTACAACACGGTCAGGCCACACTCGAAACTGGGCGGGAAGACCCCCGCCGAGATCGCCGGCCAACGTGTCTGGGGGCATGCCCCCAGACACGTTGCCATCCCATCAAACAACCATCATGAAGGAGCCAGACTCTACCTCTGA